The region TGCATTGTTTGTCGGACGGCAGGGCGCCATTTTGATCAatgtgcacttttttttcttaacggtTTATCTGACGCGTGAGGtgttaattgaaaaataaaggcaCAATATTTAATTACTGTGATTATAAACTTATGATTTACTAATCAGATGTAAAAATGTTGATCCACCTGATAGGAATTGTCAAATTTTTAATAGCCAGTTTAATTTAAATCACACAATTGCTTCAGTATTTGCTAAAGTTTTATTATGTTTAGTCAcagattaatttgcatttcagaagGCTTTAATTCTGACATTACTTTATGACTTAGCATTCTAAAAATATCTTAAGTTACTGTAAATAAAAAGTGTttgatatataaacaaaataaatgagaatagaTTCAGGGGGAGAAGTCCAGAATAAGTTTAAGGTATTGAGGTTTACTTAAAAGTTAGATGTTAACTTTTGTATACAGATACACAtttgttattgttgaaagtgacacattttgctttttaaaaagtgaaaccataGTATAGCCAAAGGAACTACAGTAGTCTTACCACTATAAGTTTTTATGAAATATCTGTAGATAAGCAGAGTTTGTCTGAAGTTGGTGTTCATTTTGCTGTTTAGGTCAcaagtttcattcttcttgtaagtaaaaagcaaaatagaGCTTTGGTAGGGTACGTAACTTGAATTTTTCATACGCTGTGTGATCAAATTTGATCTTTTTGACTTATAATTTATTGTTTGTAATGTATATATAGATAATGTTTTTAACTAGTTACAGAAAAATGATGGAAGCTGATCGGCCTGGGAAGCTGTTTATAGGAGGCCTCAATATCGAGACTAATGAAAATACTCTTGAAGTTGTATTTGGGAAATATGGTCCCGTAGTGGAAGGTAATTCTTAGAACTAGCATATGTAAATATTCAAAGTAAATGCATATAACTGAACAGCTAtgcaaaaattctttttctgtcttaaagCTTATCTGAacactttttcttatatttatgtttcatattgggaaagtacttagaacagtgaaCGAAGTAAGACATTTAAGAGGCTCTTACTATTGAGAATGGAAAACAAGGAACAGTAATAAGTTTAGCGTTGAAATGTGATGATAGGCTAACTATAGAGTTCTTCACTGTTGCTTTTTAGATTAATCATAATGATttaaatggaaggtttttaacATAACTTTCTGAAGGTGGTTAACTATTACATCCAGaacattaattaaattaaaagaagacGTAACAAAAATTGTCAAAGTGTTGATTAGTAGCTttgaaaagagtaagaaaaattttatgtaacattaaatttaaaagttttatatggATTACAGTTACTTTGATGAAGGATCGGGAAACAAATAAGTCCAGAGGCTTTGCTTTTATCACTTTTGAGAGCCCTGCTGATGCTAAGGATGCTGCCAAAGATATGAATGGAAAGGTAAAACActtctttgataattttctagCTCTGTTCTTCATTGAATACTATTTCTAGAttctgttttcctaatttttaaaaggtggcaTAATTACACATAGGACAAAATTATTGTCATTCTTCCTTTTTGTCCTATAAGTCCTGCAGAGTGGTTGGAAAAAATGACATGAATATAAGCTTGAGCAATATCTGTGAACCTATTTCCAAACTAGTAATGCAATGtaagaataaaacttaaaactgtaaaacaaacCTACATAAACAAATTACAGTAGAAATAAGTTCCTTTTCATAAAAAAGCTATTGAAATTCATGGAATATTTCTATACCATAAAAGCCTAGAAAGAGGAGTACAGATTAATTCCTATTACTTGggaaaataatccttaaaaattaATAGTTGAGCAGGATCTTTACAGTCAAATTAGGTGATGATGTCTTTAAGACAGTTATGAGTAAACTAGTAAAgtggttataaaaataattcactcTTAACCCATATCTAATATTGCTCTTCTTTTCTTAGTATGTTTTTATTCTATACTCAGTGATTTTTGTAAAATGGCTACTTTGATAGTTTATGTTTGCCTGCATTGTAGGAATTGTTTTTGGCCAAGGATTTTGTATTGTGTACAGAGGTAAATGAAACTtacttagaatattttataatcattactttgatttctagtttttaaGTATAAGAACATAGGGTTTGTATGGAAGTTATTCTTAAATTCTTTCATTCACCAGACATTTTATTGAGTCCCAGCCATTGATAATGCAACTAATGGttataaataagataatatatttttttgtataccAAGTTAAAAGATaggaaatgtataaataaaaataaagtgtaaatataattattttcttgtacacaaaaacattagaaaaaataggTAATTTAGTTAGTGCTTGCAGGGGAAGTTGACAATGAGTTGACATGAAGATATACAGATGTTAGCTGAATCCTGCATTTTGTGAAGAAAGCAGCCCTGCATAAATTGTGGAAAATATTTTGGACCTAGAAACAGCAATGGAGTCCGTAAGGTGGAATTGCTAGTTGTGGCTGTTTAGATGGGCTAGGGCCCAGTGAAGTCTCAGTAGGAATTTAGGACCTAagattctttttgaaaaacaatataaaataccagaatgttttatgtgcaacagttatttttttaatgtttattttgagagaattggggaggtgcagagagttgggtgcttaacagaGATACCCAGGCTTCTCTGTGTGgaacaattattaaaaattacgtttttaaaaatagtttgggtCTGTGTAAAAGGTAAACCATTCTGAAATTTCTGAGAGTTTACAAAATTTAAGTAGTCCTGAAAAAGGAGAGTATGAAGTACTACATTAAAACGGTGTGTTAGggacatatttaaaacaaaactgagttAAGAACTGGGTATGACAAAACATATTAAAGACCAAATAAGTGTactgttaaaagaaaagtaaaggaaactATTAGGTAAGTAAATATAGCTACATTGTATTggcaaatgttcatttttaacaacaaataacagaaatatagaatataaataatcATTCTGAATAAATACTAGTAACTTGTTTTCTAAGTGACATATGCAATTGTTTTACATATCTTTGGGACACTGGAAAATTTAAATGgtagaaataacaaaaatgaaatgagctaTATGGTAGAAAATGTGTAGTTTCATGAAATGTGAgagctattaatttttaaatactggatGAAATgtcaagagttttaaaaaatatatatgcacttgTGTATTGAAAGGCTTCATGGAGGGAAGTTATTTGTCAAATGTCTCATATTTGGCAAGTGAAGAGACTGGTCAATAAAATACATGCCTTTAGGGAACAAAACCCATTGATCTTTAAGTTGATTTTAGTTTCAGTAGTTACTGGATTTGtaaaatttgttcatttgttaaacTTAAATTGGTTTAATGTTATGGTTATTATACTTAATCTTTTTAGTCGTTGGATGGAAAAGCAATTAAAGTAGAGCAAGCCAACAAACCATCTTTTGAAAGTGGTGGTAGACAGAAACCACCACCTTCTCCAAGAAGCAGAGGCCATTCAAGAAGTGCAAGatgtggaagaggaggaagtgggggagtGAGAGCGCGTCCCTCACGTGGAGGACACTTgggtaatgttttaaaatacaaggaTGCAACCATAGAACTGGAAAACAGTAAGTTTGAATGTATggaattcagtttttatttacatcttttatgAGGTGGATGAACTGTTAGATTCATTAGATGAAGAATTAACATTAGTAATAAATGCTAAGggtttatagttttaaaaaatgattgaaataGGTAATGTGCAAAAAATAATCTTGCAGTGAAATGGCATAGATACCAAACTAAATTTAGTTTGTTTTAGCAGTATTACCAATTATTTCTAGTCAAATCAACAATTTTTCCTCAGTACTCATTTTTATTGATTGTATGTTTTTATAGAAGTTAAGATTGGTTGTTCATAACAGTGACTGGCTGGCTCTGTTTGTAGAGCATGGGACTTTTAATCTTGGGgctgtgaggttgagccccatgttggccatAGAgcttagataaaaaaaaattgtgggctTATATTTGAAAATCcatcttttctttattgtggAAGTTATTTCATTGCATCACAAAAATATTGGGGAATCTTTACAAatacacaagagaaaataaaatcactcaaAATACATGTTTCATGCATAATACTTCATATTTCAGGATTAACCTTGCAGTATTGTTttccatgtgtgcatgtgcaaacATCTATGCAAATctcttcattttgaaagaagggttttcttccttggttttttgtaaaaaaaacaacaacttggatttgggaaaataaaggaaataatatagaggtttttttagatttttgaagGTGGGTTtattcagaaagaaattaaaagctgCTGCTTCACAAATAGTATGTACCTTTATCATGTGTGGGAGGGATAATGAGTTACTGAAAATGGTATTTATGAACTTTTCAGAgaaatcttttttattcatgATGAAAGGGAGTCGCTTCATGTACCATATAAACTTTGTTTCTTCTATTAACCAGTCTTCAAGTCAAACATTGGGCTTCCATTTTTCATAATTAAGTGTGAGTTTTAGGAAATGGCTCCTAAAGTGGAATTGCAAGGTTTGACCCATTTTAAAACACACTAAATTGATCATGagaaaattttagtatttttgccATGTttcaaaaattcatatttttcttacctATAACAATACTGGGGACTTTCTCTagttgaaaagataaacaaatgattTTTGATGATTTAATATGTATATCTTAAACTATTAAAATTGAACAGAACATAGTTTTTTTCATTGATGTAGAATTGCTATTATTTTGTAAGTGAACTTTAAGAATAGTATGTTAATTTACTCTCAAGAtacttcatttttgaaatatattccccttttcattttttaaaataactttatttatgcctatgtgttctatttttcaaaagctttctTGACACCAGGATAATAGAGCAATTACTTACCATTTTTCTCCACTCTTTCAGTTTTCCCCAAATGTGTGTCTCTttcatatgaatataaaatgcttcttaaatttttctgggttttccaaATTGATTTTCATAAGAAGTCTTTGACTTCTATTTATGTCTTACTTAGGAAACACTTTTAGTTTATACAAGATGAATGCCTAAAACGATAATATTGTGtagtaaagatttttaaacaataattgaAACTTGATCATTAAAAATTCTACTTActaaaaagatttcatttaaatacaGATGATCGTGAATATACTGTTAATCTCAACATGAGTTCTTCCAGGGGACCCTTTCCAGTTAAAAGAGGTTCATCTTCAAGAAGTGGAGGTCCTCCTCCAAAAAAATCTGCTCCTTCTGCCCCAGGGCGTAGCAGTAGAGGGATTGGAGGAAGAGGtaaattctataaattaaaaaggCAATAGTTTCTTATAAATGAAAATCACTTAGAAGCACAGTGGAATGTGAGAAAACATATGGGGCTTATTTAGTGATCATAACCTACTTTCGGTGAGGAACTAATTGTTCAGGTTCTAACTGTAGATGCAGTAGATAATTAGCAAACATCAGTGGGGGAAATTTTGCCTTTAAGGTCCATGTTTGCTATGgaactcttcatttttcttacagTTCTTGTGAGCATGCTTTGATTAgcaggctttcttttttcacatgGATTCAAGGTCAATATTTTCATGAAAGTGTCCCAtgagagaatattttcatgtatagCATAGTTTGGCTATGTATTTTGATCACCTGGTTTATATTAGTTACAAACAATAACTACAAGttataaacaaaacaatacttctttttttctttctgagtttgGACCATAATGGTGTTCTGCTATACAATTTTTGCTTGAAATGTGGGTGGTGGTGGATACACACTTAACCTCAGTGTGAGTTCTTCAAAAGGATCTGTGCTAGTAATGCCCCAATGTAAAAGTTATCAGAAAGCTCAGTATTAAAATCataatgtttatgtttaaatcattgtttttgttctgtgagtataaaaagaaatatgtaagtaCATAGAAGATATATTTTCTGCTACCAAGAAATCTCTCACTGGGAAGGAAATATGTTATATAAGTATTTCATCcttaataaatttagaaattagcTGGGAAGATACTGTACACATGGAtagttatttaatttaaaaaactaaggCTTGATAGACTTAAAGGAGACTGACATTTTAAGTTGGGAGAATATGAAGTGCACTTAGGCATGAAATATATAGAAGACATTAAGACTGGTGGAGACCTCAGttataaaatacatggaagaCATTAAGATTGGTGGAGAGCTCATGTTTTAAATTGTTAGGTAGCAGTCCTTAGGGAATTTCAAATTACTTAAGACAAATTAAAGCAAGAGATGAGTATCATCAAATACACTAACATAATTTTGACAAGTAGTTGTAAGATTTTGGATTGAACAGAAAAGGAAGCAAGAGGGCATAGAAAACTTCTGAGTGAAGAAATAAATACCATCTTTTTAATTGAGAGAAATCTGAAAACTTTAGTTCTCTTAATTTAGTATTGCTATTTAAACCTTGTTATATAGAAATTGCCATTATCATATTTACCCTTCTGAGGATCTGGTAGAACGTCAAGTGTAATTTGCTGTAAATAAGTATATTTTGCTCTTGACAAAATACACAAGAAGCCTACACATTTCCaatgaaagaattaaatactgagccaaaaaataaataaatgaaggttgAATTCTAGGAACTAATCATAAGAAgtaatatatgaaaagaatatttatgggggaaagttttcttattttgaaaaatgtacagTACTTTGAAATTAGCCCCTAAAAAGTATTGCTAATGAAACACTAGAAATCAGTATTGCCATCATTAAAAAGACCAAGCTATCTACCAGTTGGTGtggtaaattagaaaatattgtgTATGTAAAGAGTTTGAAATGTAATACACTATGATATGATACTACTGTTGGTGTGAGTGGGATGAATTGGCAGTCAATCATTTCTCTAGCTGAAAGAAGATACATATGTACTTCAGTCAGTGAGAAGTTTGAAGGTTTTACACCTGTTCTTTGTGCTATTAATATTCATTAGCAATTCCTATGAATGTAAAAAGAAGTAAGGGGCGTGAAATTTCTTCTAGCTAGAGCAGTTTTAATCACTGAATGATTTCATTGCATGTGAATCTTTGGTTTAAACATTGTAAGAAATACTGGCTTTGAAGGGATAGTGGAATATAGAAAGCCATGGAAAATGTTTAGGTGATACCACGAACATttaggaatttaaagaaaaacatcattGTAAATTAGCAAAATCATAGAGGAAGCAGGGTATATTACATATGCAGGTACTAGAAATTTGCAGTTGGGGGTTGTAAATAGAAAATGATTCTTAAAGCAGGAGAAGGCACGATTCTTTTAATGGAATGAAGAGatgaaataaacaaaggaaatgatatataaaagaaatggagagttTTAAATTGAACCTTAATTATGCAGTGAGCTGGCTACAGAAAAGACAATCTAGGAAACTGATGAATAATAGGAtaattatttaatacattaaaGTTACTTAATGCCTTTGCTGTGTTAATACTTGGGACACTGAACAAGTATTCTTGGCAGTGTTAGTATATATACACAggtaaaacataagaaaacatgGAGTATCTTGAGACCTAAAATAGTGGCTAAAAATAGCATTAAAACACTAAGGAAAGCATGTAGATggagtttgaaaataaattaaaataacttatcCTTATAAATACTGTGTTTTTGAACAGCCATCAGAACATTTAACTAGGACTGCAGTAACAAGGTTTGAATACAAAAAGAATAGTTCGGTTGTAATGGGATCTTATATATAATGGAGAGTATATTGAACACTGAgagtaaaaataatgattaatagACTTTCAGGTAACCTAAACAAGAGATAGATTAAGTAAGACCATAGCAAATAGGGGAGAAAAGCTGCCAGAGGAAAATAGGCAGATTTAATCACTGAATATGTGGAAGTAGCTACAAAGTTGCttatatttagaacttttttttagcAGTTGATGGTAATTTAAAGATTATGCAAAATTTATGTATGGAGTGGAAGATATCAGAAGATAAAACATTCAAGAAATATATGTAAAGATGCAgacaaaaaatgaacataaatatcCTAAAGGAGAAACCTGTAAGAATTGTGGAAAGAAATCAGTGTTTTGATCTCATAAAAGTTACTGAGACACTTACTTCAGAATCTTTAAATTAAAGGTCCATTGCCCCATGGAAGAGAAAACCATGGAGGTCCTTCGCGCAGAGAGCCGGTCTCTTCCCGGAGAGATGACTATATGCCACCAAGAGATGATGGTTACAATACTAAAGATAGGTAAAGGGGGGGTTCCCGGGTGACTCAGTAGTAGGTTAAGCATActactcctgatttcaactcagatcataatctcagagttgtgagatcgaaccccacattgggctctgctctgagtgtgtTTGAGGTTCTGTCACACTAatgtgtgctctttcttttgtaaaaattaactttttaaaaagatacataaggGAAAACAAAGTATATAAATTGTCAATAatgcattttttgttgttgaagttCTAACATAAagctaagttttttttaagttaacaatttagaaatatttagtacatttacaaCGTTCTATAATCACCACACTTTACCTACTTGCAAAATATTTCATCATCCTACAGTAAAACCCTGTAACATTAAGGATTGCCTGCACCCTTCCCTAGTGCCTGACAAACACCCATCTGATTCTGTCTCTGttgatttacctattctggatacaTCATACTAATGGAATGAGACCATATGGCTTCTTTCCTCTAACATAAGTGTTCTCAGTAGTCCTCCGTATTGTAGTATGAATCCTTCTGGTTATTTTAATGGcttattatattccattgtgcatataataAGTATAATCTGGGTTACTATCATCATAGTACATTTTTGAACATTGATAGTATTTCAgtacctgttttcagttcttttgggtgtatacttAGGGGTGGAAATTCATGGTTGTGTagtaattctgtttaattttctgaggaactaaCTTTTCCCACATGGATTGTACTTACTTTGCAGTTCTGTCATCGAAGTACAAATTTGAATTTCTCAGCATTACTAACTTGATACTAAgttgatattttccattttttaagctATTATAGCCAACTTACTAGGTGTGAGGTagtattttgatttgtattttattagcTAATGATcaactgagcatcttttcatgtgcttgttggccatgtgtatatcatctttggaaaaaaagtaTTCAAGGGTGCCCAttgaaaaaagttgttttttttctttggtcagagttttaaaatatattctgggaattagaaattacattttaacaatttacttctttatttaagTTATTCGAGGAGAGATTATCCAAGTTCCCGGGACACCAAGGATTATTCTCCATCACCTAGAAACTATGCATACCGTTACTATGACCATTCAAGTTCTCGGGATGAACATTACTCTAGAGGATATAGGTactgaaagttttcatttttatcaaataGCTGCTTGAAAGTCTTAATtcttacattaatattttttaaatttagtgatCGTTATAGCTATGGTGGAGGTCGTGAGAGAGATTATTCTGAACATTCAAGTGGAGGCTCTTACAGAGAATCATATGAGAGTTACGGTATGAGTCCAGTTTTTCCTGATAAATCATAGAATTAGATTTAACAGGCAAGATTCGTATGTATATTGTTACATCTGATTCCACAAAGGGAAAACTATAGAATGATATTCTGATTAGTTTGAAGATCCTTGAATTACTTTAATAGTACATTTAAACTAACAATGCCTTTGCGGCTAAACTGACAGTCCCCTCTTATCCCTaattagagaaaaaatacttaaatacaaGGAAGGGAGGAGCGCTTGGTTGGGTTTCCTTTGTGGGCTAaatatctaactcttgattttagttcaggttatgatctcatggttcacagcaTGGGTTTGAGTTCAGGGTCGGGCACTGCAcggacagtatggagcctacttaggattttctctcaACCTTtgccactctctctcccccctgcatGCACATACTgtatcacaaaataaatacacattaaataacaAGAAAGAGACAGTGTTCAACAGTAGAAAGCATAAGAACAGCATGAAGATCAGCATTTCAGTCCTTTTTCAGAAACTGATAGAACATTTACTTCAAATAACCTGTTTAACCTGAAAAATACTACATTTATACttccttttaagtttaaaataccTTGATTAGTGCAGCATAATATTTTCTCAGCAGAGGCAGATAAAAACCTATCTCTTCCAAATATTTAGTACTTGAACTAGAATCACAGTGCAATGATATTGTCCAAAATTGTCATGTAGTTAGTTGTTTTTACTTGGTCATTGACTTTGCAGGTAGCTCCCGTGGTGCACCACCAGCACGAGGACCTCCTCTGACTTACGGTGGAAGCAGTCGCTATGATGGTTGTAGCTGCACACGTGATGGATACGGTGGAAGTAGAGAAAGTTACTCAAGCAGCCGGAATGATGTCTATTTAAGTGGTCGTGGGCATGGTGGCAGACAGGAACGAGGGTTTCCACCTTCCATGGATAGGGTGTACCCTGCTCTTCgtgaatcatatggtagctcAAGTTATGGAGGTTCCAGAGGTGGTCATGGGGGAAACCGATCTGAAAGAGGAGGCCGTAGCAAATACTAAAAATAAGTTACGTgccagtttttctttgttttttcaaagagaaattttaaatgctacttttttctgctttattgcattggttaataaaagaaaaatgttacccTTGTGGGGGCAGGCACACTTTTATTTGCCCTCCATGCATTTTTGGtaagaaaaaattcaaagtaatttcATAATAATTAGTGTTAATTGAGGAATATTACAGAAGTTATTTGAAAATAGTGTCTGTATTGTTAAAACAGCATGTTTCCATAAAAtggtatttcctttattattttactatttagctataaaaaatgtgaaagcaaaTTTGTTTGAAAGGTGAATTGCACTGTTTGCCTGAAAATTTCCTTTGTGTTGGAAATAAATGCATACAATATAAATGCATACAAAATCTGtactcctgaaagaaaaaaaatgttacttttgggGAGAGGCATACATTAACTTTCCTTCCATGATTTTTTTGGATAAGATGAAAAGCATTTTTCAAAGTAGTTTCATAATTGTTAATGTTAATTGATGAAAACTAGAGAAGTTGTTTAAATGTAATTGTCTGTATTAAGAATTTCAGAGTAAACATTTCCACTAAATGGTTATTTCCTATGTGGTTTTActgttgacttaaaaaaatgagaaagcaaatgtGTATGGAAGGTAAATTGCATTGCTcgcctaattttctttttgtgtctgaatgaatataataaatgcatataataTAAAGTGGCATGTTCTTTTCTCCACAGCAAGCTGTGCCTGTTTTCCATGTGGGCGTACTAAGCCATTTATATATTGTTTGCAAGTTTAAATGTGTAAAACAGTTTGAGAAATGGATTACAAAAGAATGTTTGcttcattactttaaaatcttacGTATACTTTATTATTCTAAAGGAATGGTATAAGTTGAAAGAAAAACTAGATAcaggaggaaacaaaaatactggAAATCTATAAGtatccatttcctttcccagattaaaGCAGATGACCAGAGTGGGAACAATGGTCATAAAATCAGTTTTCCACCTGTGTCAAAACTGAACCAGTTAACTTTACAGAGAGTTAAGATGatgtgaattttgtcaaatgctttctctgcatctattgagaggatcttatggttcttgtcctttcttttattgatgtgatgaatcatgttaattgttttgcagatgttGAATCAGCCCTGCTTGgtggtggtgaataattttttttttaatgtattgttggatccggttagctaatatcttgttgagaatttttgcatccatgttcatcagggaaattggtctgtagtccTCCTTTATAGTGCGGTCTCTGGtgttggaatcaaggtaatgacagcttcatagagtttggaagttttccttccattcctgttttttggaacagcttcaagagaataggtgttaactcttccgtAAGTGTTTGCTGGAATTCCCCCGGAAAGCtttctggccctggactcttgtttttttggcagagttttgattactaatttgatttccttactggttatggggctgttcaaattttccttttcttcctcttacagttttggtagtgtatatgtttctaggaatttgtccatttcttccagattgcccattttattggcatataattgctccttatattctcttattgtttgtatttcttctgtgttacaagttgtgatctctcctctcttattcttgattttatttagttgggtcctttcctttttctttttgatcaaactggctagtggcttaattttgttaattctttaaaagaaccagcttctggtttcatcgatctgttctactgttttttttgttttgttttgttttgttttcaataccattaatttctgctctaatctttattatttcctgtcttctgctggttttgggttttatttgctgttctttttccagctccttaaggcgtaaggttaggttgtgtctctgagatctttcttccttctttaggaaggcctggattgctatataatACTACTAATTCTAAGatacatgaaaatgaaacagaaaagtaaaagatttcacatttgcttttgcaaatgcaggatttttttttaccttaatccTGGAATTCACTGATTGCTTTGAATAACGAAGAGGtgaacacaaaatgagcagcaggaaagattttattagaatattaacaaagtagaaggaaagaatagaaggaaagctgCCTTTGCAGAAAGGGGGCATTTGAATATGAATACCTGTGGATATAGGAAATGGTCCATTTTTAAGGCTCTGGTCAGCACCCCTTTTGCCTGCCACTCCTTCCTTCTCAGGCTCTGCCCTTGCTGGATAGTTCTAGGTTCTGgcttgtccattcctgattggcttgaCTCCATTGCATTAGAGATCAGA is a window of Neofelis nebulosa isolate mNeoNeb1 unplaced genomic scaffold, mNeoNeb1.pri scaffold_65, whole genome shotgun sequence DNA encoding:
- the LOC131503547 gene encoding RNA-binding motif protein, X chromosome-like isoform X1, whose protein sequence is MFLTSYRKMMEADRPGKLFIGGLNIETNENTLEVVFGKYGPVVEVTLMKDRETNKSRGFAFITFESPADAKDAAKDMNGKSLDGKAIKVEQANKPSFESGGRQKPPPSPRSRGHSRSARCGRGGSGGVRARPSRGGHLGNVLKYKDATIELENNDREYTVNLNMSSSRGPFPVKRGSSSRSGGPPPKKSAPSAPGRSSRGIGGRGPLPHGRENHGGPSRREPVSSRRDDYMPPRDDGYNTKDSYSRRDYPSSRDTKDYSPSPRNYAYRYYDHSSSRDEHYSRGYSDRYSYGGGRERDYSEHSSGGSYRESYESYGSSRGAPPARGPPLTYGGSSRYDGCSCTRDGYGGSRESYSSSRNDVYLSGRGHGGRQERGFPPSMDRVYPALRESYGSSSYGGSRGGHGGNRSERGGRSKY
- the LOC131503547 gene encoding RNA-binding motif protein, X chromosome-like isoform X2 — encoded protein: MMEADRPGKLFIGGLNIETNENTLEVVFGKYGPVVEVTLMKDRETNKSRGFAFITFESPADAKDAAKDMNGKSLDGKAIKVEQANKPSFESGGRQKPPPSPRSRGHSRSARCGRGGSGGVRARPSRGGHLGNVLKYKDATIELENNDREYTVNLNMSSSRGPFPVKRGSSSRSGGPPPKKSAPSAPGRSSRGIGGRGPLPHGRENHGGPSRREPVSSRRDDYMPPRDDGYNTKDSYSRRDYPSSRDTKDYSPSPRNYAYRYYDHSSSRDEHYSRGYSDRYSYGGGRERDYSEHSSGGSYRESYESYGSSRGAPPARGPPLTYGGSSRYDGCSCTRDGYGGSRESYSSSRNDVYLSGRGHGGRQERGFPPSMDRVYPALRESYGSSSYGGSRGGHGGNRSERGGRSKY